In the genome of Victivallis lenta, one region contains:
- a CDS encoding DUF308 domain-containing protein has protein sequence MKPQPYFYFSTNLLAGHSWKFMLAQGIISILLGIIFALNFGSALIIFAILLGIMLLGCGVQGFALMALNRKFKIGYALYSLFWFIAGLFLVIDPLMGASFLMIVLGIWFVLHAIELFTAALADKLHPVGFRWLVALNGLVTLAFGILIATSSIAAIGFFNLLFAFFLIFYGAITIGVAMRFRRIGKAAKAETAEETE, from the coding sequence ATGAAACCGCAACCTTATTTCTACTTTTCGACCAATCTGCTGGCCGGGCACTCGTGGAAATTCATGCTTGCGCAGGGAATCATTTCGATCCTGCTCGGCATTATTTTCGCGCTGAATTTCGGTTCCGCCCTGATCATCTTCGCCATCCTGCTCGGCATCATGCTGCTGGGCTGCGGCGTGCAGGGATTCGCGCTGATGGCGCTGAACCGGAAATTCAAGATCGGCTATGCGCTCTACTCGCTCTTCTGGTTCATCGCCGGCCTGTTCCTGGTGATCGATCCGCTCATGGGAGCAAGTTTTCTCATGATCGTGCTCGGCATCTGGTTCGTCCTGCATGCGATCGAGCTGTTCACGGCGGCGCTGGCAGACAAACTCCACCCGGTCGGCTTCCGCTGGCTGGTCGCGCTCAACGGACTTGTGACGCTGGCGTTCGGAATCCTGATTGCGACGAGTTCGATCGCGGCGATCGGATTTTTCAACCTGCTGTTCGCGTTTTTCCTGATCTTCTACGGAGCGATCACGATCGGTGTGGCGATGAGATTCCGCAGAATCGGCAAGGCGGCGAAGGCGGAAACAGCGGAGGAAACGGAATAA
- a CDS encoding alpha/beta hydrolase family protein, with the protein MKLSGILLFAAFLFCAFLCAGEEREIGFGAEWPLKGTLTVPDGGNGPFPLVVLVHGSGPQDRDETLGPNRPFRDIARDLERAGVATLRYDKRTRAHGARVAKLNDYSLDEEVIDDAVLAVEFAAKQERIDPGRIFVLGHSLGGMLLPRIAAATAIPAGYIFMAAPSRPMKTVLEEQFRYLIGLRGTPAADFEIAAGLGEMKRSVPAGYWREFSEYVPLDDAKLVGRPMLFLQGGRDYQVTEEDFSGWKQALGGSPSASFRFYGNLNHLMQKGIGKAKPQEYFVPAPVDSRVTGDIALFVSAAAARRERAEP; encoded by the coding sequence ATGAAGTTATCCGGCATTCTGCTGTTCGCCGCGTTTCTGTTTTGCGCGTTTCTCTGCGCGGGGGAGGAGCGGGAGATCGGGTTCGGCGCCGAATGGCCGCTCAAGGGGACGCTGACCGTTCCGGACGGCGGGAACGGACCGTTTCCGCTGGTGGTTCTGGTCCACGGCTCCGGGCCGCAGGACCGCGACGAGACGCTCGGGCCGAACCGGCCGTTCCGCGATATCGCCCGCGATCTCGAGCGCGCCGGCGTCGCAACGCTCCGGTACGACAAGCGCACACGGGCGCACGGAGCCCGGGTCGCAAAGCTGAACGACTATTCCCTGGACGAAGAGGTCATCGACGATGCGGTGCTGGCGGTCGAGTTCGCCGCGAAGCAGGAGCGGATCGATCCGGGCCGGATTTTCGTTCTCGGCCACAGCCTCGGCGGGATGCTGCTGCCGCGCATCGCCGCGGCGACCGCAATTCCGGCCGGATACATCTTTATGGCGGCTCCGTCCCGGCCGATGAAGACGGTGCTGGAGGAGCAGTTCCGTTATCTGATCGGGCTGCGGGGCACGCCGGCCGCCGACTTCGAGATTGCGGCCGGACTCGGCGAAATGAAGCGTTCCGTTCCGGCCGGCTACTGGCGGGAGTTCAGCGAATACGTGCCGCTCGACGATGCAAAGCTCGTCGGCAGGCCGATGCTGTTTCTGCAGGGCGGCCGGGATTACCAGGTGACGGAAGAGGACTTCAGCGGCTGGAAACAGGCGCTCGGCGGCAGTCCGTCGGCCTCATTTCGTTTCTACGGGAATTTGAACCACCTGATGCAGAAGGGGATCGGAAAGGCGAAGCCGCAGGAGTATTTCGTTCCCGCGCCGGTGGATTCCCGCGTGACCGGTGACATTGCGCTTTTCGTCTCCGCGGCGGCGGCGCGGCGGGAACGTGCGGAACCGTAA